The stretch of DNA GCGTTTTTGAACGCCTGAACCGCCGCGTCGTCGACGGTCCGTCCGTACACCCGATCGACGGATTCGACGATCGCGCGGCGGTAGGAGTCCGCCACGTCGACGAGCACCCCGTCGATGTCGAGAACGACCGCGTCCGCGTTCATAGTCGGTGGCGGGCGCCTCCGGGCAAGTGCCTTTCCATGCTACTCGACGCGCGTGCTGATCTCCTCGGCGATGCGGCCGCCGGGGTGGCGGAGCGTCCCGCTCTCGACCTCGTAGACGTAGCCGTGGACGGTCGCGTCGATCAGCGGGTGTTCCTCCAGATACCGCACCTGCGCGGCGCAGGCCTCGTCGATGTCGTCAGAACGCGACCGCGTTCTGACTGCTAACCAGAAATCGAAGATTTCTGGTGATGTCGTCGGTCATCCGCACCCAGTCGGCGACCGAGGCGTCGCCGACGTTCAGGTCGGGGAGGGCGGGGTCGAGGTCCACGTCGTCCAGACTGCCGCCCGCCGCGGCTTCGAGTCCCTCGACGACGGCGTCGTCGGACGCGCTCATCATCCCGCAGTCGGTGTGGTTGATCACCATGATCTCCTCGGTGTCGAAAAACTGCGTCGTGAGCGCCGCCGACCGGATCACGTCGTCGGTGACCTTCCCGCCCGCGTTGCGGTAAATCTGGGCGTCGCCGAGTTCGATGCCGAGGGCGTCCTCGACGGGGATGCGCTCGTCCATGCAGGCGACGACCAAGAGTTGATCGTCGGTCGGAATCCCCTTGCGCCGGCGTCGAGCCCAGTCGTCGTGGGCCTCGACGGCCTCGTCGACGTGTTCGTGGTGGTGCCCCGGTTCGTGGTCGTGGTCGTGGTCGTGCGACATATCGTCGAGTAGGATCGCGAGCGGGTTTCCCGTCCGCCCGTCGGCAATCGTTCCCGCTATCTACGACGCTCGGCGACGTACAGCGTCTCGCCGCCGACCGTCTCGCGGGCGACCGGGACGACGGGTTCCTCGAAGCCGAGGGTGGTAAAGAGGCAGTCGGCGTCGGCGGCGCGGGCCACGTCGCGGGCGGGGGACTGGAGTTCGGCGGGGAGGTTCAGGCCGTAGAGGGCGTCGGCGTCGTAGGGGTCGCCGGGGTGGCCGTCGAGGGTCTCGGCCCGTGCGACCACGTCGTCGCGGACGAACTGCACCCCGTCGGGGACGGGGGCGTCGAACACGTCCGTCGCGGTCACCGTACAGCCGGCGTCGACGAGGGCGGCGGCCACCGCCGGCCGGCGGCCGACCCCCACCTCGACGAGGCGGTCGTAGGTCGCGAGGCGGGCGGCGAGTTCGGTACGCGGGGCGGGCACGTCGGGATATTTATAGCGGGGCCGCGCTTAACGCCTGCTATGCTCGTCGACATCGTGCCGATCGGGGACGTTCCGGCACAGGTGAAACGCGAGGCTTCTGCCGGTCTCCGCTCCGTGTACGACTGTGACGTGACGGTCCACGACGCCCAATCCATCCCCGACGGCGCGTTCGACCGGAGCCGAAATCAGTACCGGGCCGAGGAGTTCATCGAGCTCGCGAGCCGGATCGGCTCCGGCGAGAAGAACATCGGCATCACCGGCAAAGACCTCTACTACCGCCGCCGGAACTACGTCTTCGGCCTCGCCTATCTCAACGGTAACGGCTCCGTCGTCTCGACGTACCGCCTCCAGACCTCCTCGGACGGCGGCATCACCTCCAAGCCACAGTCGGAGGTCTTCGCCGACCGCGTTCGCAAGGAGATCGTCCACGAAATCGGCCACACCGTCGGCCTCGAACACTGCGACAACGAGCGCTGTGTTATGAGTTTCTCCCCGACCGTCCGTGAGGTCGATAAAAAAGAGGAGGCACTGTGTGGCTCCTGTAACCGGACGCTGTTCTGACGCTCAGGGCGCGTACGTCCCTTCGTAGAGCGCCTCGCCGACGACGTGGCCCTCCATCGCCCGCTCCAGTTCGTCGAGCGACGCGCCCGCCGACAGGTCGAGTTCGTCGTCCAGCGCGAACAGCCGAAAACGGTAGCTGTGTTCGCGGTCCGGCGGGTTGGGGCCGCCGTAGCCCGCCTCGCCGTAGTCGTTCTCGCCCTCGACGGCCGCAGCGGTGTCGGTCGACCAGTCCTCGGGGATGCGCTTGCGCGTCGGATCGACGTTCCACACCAGCCAGTGAATCCAGACCTTGCCGGCGGGGTCGACCGCGTCGGGGTCGTCGACGACGAGGACGAGCGACGCGGCGTCGGACGGGGCGTCGGATATCTCCAGCGGCGGGTTGACGTTGCGTTCCGTGTAGCCGTACTCCGCGGGGATGGGGTCGCCGTCTCGGAAGGCCGGGCTGGATAGCTCCATACCCTGCACTCGTCGGCGGGCGAGTTTACCTTTTGGGCGGTCGGGAGCGACAGTATTAGGCGCCGGCCGCCCGACTAATCGGGCATGACCGACGACCCGGATACGGACACGGACGCCCTCGTCGAACGCGTACGCGACGGCGACCTCCGACTCCACGAACTCGACGACCACGCCGACGCCGACGCGGCGGCGACGGCGCGAAGACGGCTCGTCGAATCGGACGCCGACGTCGACCTCGAAACCGTCGGCGCGTACGGCTTCCCGGCGGAGCGCGCCGACGCCAACATCGAGAACATGATCGGCGCGGCGCAGGTGCCGATGGGCGTCGCCGGCCCCGTTACGATCCACGGGGGCGCCGTCGACGGCGAGCGCTACCTCCCGATGGCGACGACGGAGGGCGCCCTGCTGGCGAGCGTCAACCGCGGCTGTTCGGTCGTCGACGCCGCCGGCGGCGCCACCGCCCGCGTCACGAAGTCGGGGATGACCCGCGCGCCCGTCTTCCGCGTCGCCGACGTGGCCGAGGCCGAGGCGCTCGTCGAGTGGGTCCGCGGGAACGAGGGCCGGCTGCGCGAGGCCGCCGAGGCGACGACGAGCCACGGCGAACTGACGGCCGTAACCCCGTACGTCGTCGGCGACTCCGTCTTCCTCCGCTTTCGCTACGACACCAAGGACGCGATGGGGATGAACATGGCCACGATCGCCACGCGCGCGGCCGCCGAGACGGTCGAGAGGGCGACGACCGCCTCGCTGGTCGCCCTCTCCGGCAACCTGTGTACGGACAAGAAGCCGGCGGCGATCAACGCCGTCGAGGGGCGGGGGCGGAGCGTCACCGCCGACGTGCTGATTCCCCGCGAGGTGGTAGAGGAGCGCCTGCATACGACGCCCGAGGCCATCGCGGAGGTGAACACGCGCAAGAACCACGTCGGGAGCGCGAAGGCGGGAAGTCTCGGGTTCAACGCCCACGTCGCCAACGTCGTCGCCGCCATGTTTCTCGCGACGGGGCAGGACGCGGCGCAGGTCGTCGAGGGGTCGAACGCCATCACGACCGCCGAGAGCCGGGACGGGGGGCTGTACGTCTCCGTCTCGCTGGCGAGCCTCGAAGTCGGCACCGTCGGCGGCGGGACGAAACTCCCCACGCAGGGCGAGGGGCTGGACGTGCTGGGCGTCGCGGGCGGCGGCGACCCGCCGGGGGCGAACGCCGACGCGCTGGCGGAATGCATCGCCGTCGGCGCCCTCGCCGGCGAACTCTCGTTGCTCGCCGCTCTCGGGTCCCGACACCTCTCCTCGGCCCACGAGTCGCTGGGTCGGTAGTCGGCTACAGCAGTCGGTACGTCCCGCCGTGCTCCGTCGCGTCCCCCCGTCGAACCAGCCGGTCGAGCAGGTCGGCTGCAGCGTCCGCGGGGACGCCGTGTGCCGTCGCGTAGGCTACCACGTCGTCCTCGCTCGGGTCGTCGAGTTCGTCGAGCGCGGCACGGACGATTTCGGGACGGCTCCGTGACCCCGACCCCCGGCCGGATCGCTCGCCCGCCGCGGCGACGTCGTCCGGATCGATGCCGGCGGCGTCGAGGTACTCCGCGTCGTCGACGACGGCGTCGTCGGCCGCGGCCTCCATCTCGGCGACGGAGGGCGTCGACTCGAAGGCGTCCGTCGCGTCGGCGGCGTCGGCGAGCATCGCGGCCCGGGCCTCGCGCGCCGTCTCGCGGTCCTCGGCGGTGACGAAGCGCTTCAGCCCGGCCGTGCGGTGGCGCCGCCCACAGCGCGGGCAGGTCGCCGTCTCGGCCGCGTCGGGATCCGCGAGCAACCACAGAGCGTGACAGTCGGTGCAGCCGACCACCGCGTACATGACGCGACGTTGCGCGCTCCGGGTAATGAACGCACGGGTCGACGGCGCGACACGGGCGAGGGTAGATGTACGTCGACGCCGCCGATCCTGTACGGTGACTGACGACACGGAGAGCCTGCCTCCCGACGACGTCTTCACCTTGCTGGCGGACGGCACGCGAATCAAAATCATCAGGGCGCTCGGGGACGCCTCCACGCCCGGCGTGCCGGAGACACTTCCATTCGCCGAGTTGCGACGCCGAGCCGACATCTCGGGGAGCGGCCGGTTCAACTACCACCTCGGCAGGCTGGAGGGACAGTTCGTCGAGGAGACGGAGGGGGGCTACCGCCTGAGCTACCCCGGGATCCGGGTGTATCAGGCGATCAAGGCGGGGACGTTCACCGACCGCGTGCGGATCGACGCCTTCGAACTCGACGCGGACTGTCACGTCTGCGGCGCGCCACAGGAGGCCGCCTACCACGACAGCCTGTTCAGGGTTCGCTGTGGCGGCGAGTGTGGCGCGACGTTCTACAAGTACTTCTGCCCGCCGAGCAGCCTCGCGGACCGGGAACGCGAGGGCGTCCTCCGCGCGGCCAACGAACGCATCCAGCGCGAAATCGCGTCGATGTCGAACGGCGTCTGTCCGTGGTGCTGTGGTCGCATGGACTCCCGAGTCCTCCCGCCGGACGCCGAGATGCCCCACCGCGACAACCCCGCCATCGAACACCGCGTTCTGCACACGTGTGATACCTGCGACGGGGCCATCTACACGCGGCTCGGCGGATTGCTGGTGACCCATCCCGCCGTCGTCTCCTTCTTCTACGACCACGGAGTCGACGTGACGCGCCGGTACGTCTGGTCGCTCCCGTTCGCCGCCGCCGACGAACGGACGACGATCACCGGGACCGATCCCTGGCGGGCGACGGTCCGGGTGGAGTGCGAGGGCGACACGCTCCGGGTTCGCCTCGACGAAGGGACGTCGGTGGTCGAGGTGGAGCGCTGATCACCGCCGGAGCCACAGCCACCCGGCCACGAGAAGCGCGAGCGCGACCAGCGAACCGGCCGCGAGGAGGACCGGATCGGTCGGCCCCGTCTCGTCGGCGACGACCACCGGTACGTCGGCGGTGTCGGGACGAATCGTCTCGCCGTCCGGCCGATCCGCCGTCACGTTCAGCCGGACCGACGACCGGGTCGGCACGGCGTCCTCGGAGACGGTGAGTCCGAACGCGAGCGTGGCGGACTCGTTCGGCCGGAGTTCGGCCACGTACGCCACCCGTGATTCGGTCTCGAAGGGGGCGTCGACGGCGAGGTGTGCGACGACGTTCCGGAGCGGGACGCGCTCGACGTTCCGGACCCGCACCGTCAGGCGGTTGTCGGAGTCGACGGTGAACGCGTTCGACTCGGGCGTCACTGCCAGCCACGTGCGCTCCGGAGCGACGGTGACCGACGGCTCCAGCGGGTCGCTCAGGTGCCGGTTGCCGTCGCCGTCGCGATACCGAACGGAGAGGTTCACCGGCTGGGTCGTCGACGACGCCCGCTCGGAGACGGTCACTTCGTAAGCGAAGTCGCGGCGCTCGCCGGGGGCGAGGCGCCCGAGGGCGACTTCACGGTCGGCCGGTTGGACGTTCGGAGTCGACGACGTGTAGACGAGGACGGCGTCGCCGACCGGCCGTGGGCCGGCGTTGACCACGGTACCGCGTATCGTCCCCGGTTCGCCGACGTACAGGGACGTCGAGAGGTTCGAGACGGCGAAGGTCTGTTCGGGCAGGGGCGTGAAACCGGTCGTCAGTGCGTGGGACGCCCGCTGGATGCCGTCTCGGTCGTGGTACGTCACTTGCGAGACGAGCGGATACTCGCGGATCACGGCGTCGGCGGTAGTGCGGGCCGCGAACTCGAACGTCCGGCGCTCACCGGGGTTCCAGGTACCGGTGAAGGCCCGCGAACTCGACGACTGCGTGCCGAGAGACACCTCGTCGGACGGTGAGTCGACCTGGAACGTCGCGTCGCGGGCGGGATCGGTGCCGACGTTCTCGACGGTGATCGAGACGTTGCCGCGGCCGCCGACGCCGACGGTGGACGCCGTCTTCACCACCTCGAACCGTGGTACGTCGCGGACGACGACGGTGAGGTAGAGCCGCCGGTCTCGGGTGCTGTCGACGAAGTCCGGCGGCGTGGTGCTGTAGTCCACCATGAGCGTGTGGACGTAGCGCACGCGAACCGGGAGTCGGTAGGTGCCCGGCGGGGCGTCTTCGGGGACGGTGATCGAGACGGAAAACGGCCCCGCGGTCCCTTCGGGGACGCTCCCGGCCGGATACCGGCCGGTAGTGACGTCGATGGGGGTAGCGCCGTCGGAGACGGTAAACGTCAGGCCGCGTGCGGTGGTGACGCGGCCGACGTACTCGGCCGGGCCGGACCGCCGCAGTTCGCCGCTGTTCGAGAGGTAGACGGGGAGCGACACCTCCTCACCGGGGCGAACCTCGTTGTCGGGACTGAACACGTCGACGTTCGGGGAGCCGACGACTTGCTGGACGCCCACGACGGGGGCGACGGCCGCCGACAGGAGGAGAACTCCGGCGACGGTGCCGACGGCCGCTCGGGACGGCGTCATCGGCTCGGTCGGTCGGCGTCGGCCGTCGGTTCGGCCGGCCGCGAGGGGCGGAATCGGTCGGAGGAGCGGGGAGGCGGGCGGCCCACGAGCATACGCGTACTACCTCGTCGTCGTCGCATAAATGTGTGAGGGAACTTAGAGGTCGCGGTGCTGGAAGTGGCCGAGGCTCCCGAGGACGATGACGATGGCGACTATCGACAGGAGCAGTGGGTCGACGAGGTCGATGGTCTCGTGGAGGAGAATCTCGGTGGGATCGAGATACCGCGTGGGGCTGACCGCACCGAGCCACTCCACGTCCGTACCGATCGTCACCGAATCGAGGAGAAAGAGGAGGAAGACGAGGGCGAGGCCCGCCCGTTGGGCGGCGTCGCCCCGATCGAGAATCGTCGAGAGCGCTAGCCCGATGCCGCTACAGACGAGGAGGTAGGGAATCGAGAGGAGATGCACCACCAGCAAGTAGTACGGGTCGAGCGGGTAGTCGATGGCGACGGTCCCACCGAAGACGACGAGCGGCATCGACACGTTGAGGACGACGATGGGGAGTCCCAGCGAGAGGAACTTCTCGAAGGCGACGCGCTTTCGCGAGACTGGCGTCGCGAGCACCAGATACAGGCGACCGGACTCGACGTCGCCGGCGAGGAGACCGCCGCCGGCGTAGGCCATGTAGAGGCCGAGCAACAGCACCCAGACGGTCTGGTAGAGTTCGGCCGCGACGAATCCCTCGATGGTGGTGTACGTCTCGGCACCGAATCCCTCCCGGAACGACTCGGGGAGCGACTCGATGAGCGCGTCGATGTCGGCGCTCGACTCGGCGATGGTCGGGTAGAGGTAGATGATGAGGAGGGCGAACGCACCGAGGAGAACGGCGAACGCGAGCGTACCGCGGACGCGCTGGCGCGCCTCGTATCTGGTCGTCTCGATCACTCCGCGTCACCGCCGTAGAAATGCATGAAGACCTCCTCGATCGGCGGTTCGTCGATTTCGATGTCGACGATCCGGTAGTCGGCGAGCGCCGCGAAGAGGGCGTCGTAGTCGCCCGTGAAAGTGAACTGAGCCTCGCGGCCCTCGGACGCGAAGCCGACGACGCCGTCGATGTCGAGGGCCGCCTCGGTCAGCGGCGTCTCGGTGTGGAGTCGCACCTGCTTACCCCCGCGAGCGAGCAGTTCCTCGACGATCTCGACCGTAATCAGCCGCCCGTCGCGGATGATCCCCACCCGGTCGCAGACCCGTCGGACCTCGCCGAGGATGTGCGAGGAGAAGAAGACGGTCGTCCCGTGGTCCCGCTCCCCGCGGAGGAAGTCGTGAAACGCCTCCTGTTTCAGCGGGTCGAGCCCGGAGGTGGGTTCGTCCATGACGAGCAAGTCGGGGTCGTGCATGAACGCCTGCACGATTGCGAGCATCTGCTTGTTGCCCGTCGAGTACTCCCGGATCCGTCGGTCGAGCGGCGGCGTGAACAGGCCGAGGAGTTCGTCACGGCGCTCGTCGCCTTTGAGTTCGGCCTGGTAGTCCAGAAACTCGCGGCCGGTGACGGAGGGGGTGAAGGCCGGCTCGCCGGGGAGGAAGCCGATACGTGCCTTCGCTCCACGGAGCGCTCGGTCGTTTCGCACGTCGTTGCCGAAGATTCTCGCGGTGCCCGCCGTCGGCGTCTGAAAGCCCATGAGCTGTCGGATCGTCGTCGACTTGCCCGCGCCGTTCGGCCCGAGGTAGCCGAATATCTCGCCTGCCTCGATCGAGAAATCGAGGTCCTCGTTGGCGAGGGTGTCGCCGTAGGCCTTCGTCAATCCCTCCACCTCGATGACGGCCATACGCCCGTCAACGCGACGACGGGAAATATACCTGCGGCCGCCGAAGTGGCTCTATGACCGTCGTTGCACTCCTGTCGGTTGCCCCGGTGAAAGAAGGAAGCATGGCCGAGGACGTGGCCGACGCGGTGGCTGCACTCGACGACTTCGACGTGAGCTACGGGACGAACCCGATGGGGACGGTGATCGAAGCCGACGACGTGGGGACGCTCTTTGCCGCCTGCGAGGCCGCCCACCGCGCCGTCGACGCGGATCGGGTAAGTACCGTGTTGAAGATCGACGACAAGCGGACGAGCGACGCGTCGGCGGCGTCGAAAGTCGAGGGCGTCGAACGGGCGCTCGGACGGGAGGCGACCGGCGACCGTGAGCGGGAGTGACCGGCAACCCCTATAAGTGAAAGCGCCCAACCGGCCCGTATGGAGAGTCTCAACCGGATGGCCGTCGAACTCGTCGACGAGGCGATCGACTTCGCCGGCGAGCTCAACGTCGACGTGTTCGAACTCGACTCGGGGGCGACGGTGCTCGATTTCGGCGTCGAGGCGGCGGGTGGCATCGAAGCCGGGCTGCTGCTCGCGGAGATACAGACCGCCGGGCTGGCGACGATTCAGACCCGGATGGACGAGGTAGCCGGGACGCCCTTCCCGCACGTCGAACTCACGACCGACAAGCCGGCGCTCGCGCTCCTCTGCTCGCAGAAGGCGGGGTGGGAGCTCGCCGCGGAGGGTGTCGACGGCCTCGGCTCCGGCCCGGCGCGCGCGCTCGTCGGCGAGGAGTACGAGTTCGAGGTCGTCGGCTACTACGACGAGTTCGACCTGACCGTTCTGGCCATCGAGGCCGATAGCCTCCCGGGTGACCCTGCGGCCGAACAAGTGGCCGACCGCGCCGGCGTCGCGCCCAGCGGCGTCTTCCTGCCGACGTACGCCACGGGGTCGATGGCCGGGAGCGTCAGCGCCGCCGCCCGCGCACCCGAACTCGCCCTCTTCCGGCTGTTCGAACTCGGCTACGACCCGACGGACGTGGTGTCGGCGGCCGGGAGCGCCCCCGTCGTCCCCGTGAGCCACGACGAAGGGGTGGCGATGGGCCGCACCAACGACGCCCTCGCCTACGGCGGGCAGGTGTACGTGCAGGTGCGTGAGGACTTCGACCGGTTCGACGAGGTGCCCTCGACCGCCGCCGCGGAGTACGACACGCCCTTCGAGCAGGTGTTCGAGGACGCCGGCTGGGACTTCTACGAGGTGCCCGAGTCGGTGTTCGCCCCCGCGCAGGTGACCATCGACGTCGTCGACGGCCCGACGTACGCGCTGGGCGAGACGAACCACGACCTGCTGGCCGAGTCGTTCGGGCTGTGAGGTTCAAACCCGTCCCGCCCGCACCCGGCGAGTTCGCGTTCGTCGCCCGCGTCCAGCGGGCAGTGCCGCTCGTCCCCGGCACCGAGGACGACTGCTGTGCCCGCCTCGTCGACAGACTCGACCTGTCCGACCGCGACGCCGCGCGGACGTGGCTCACCTTCCTCCGAGCGCTCGATCTGGCCGAAGAGACCCCGTCCGGCTACCGACGGACCGACGCGGAGCCGACGGTCGAGGGCTGTCGGGCGGCCCTCCTCGACCGGGTGTTCGCCGCCGACGCCGTCCACGACGCGCTGGCGGCCGCGGGGCCGCTGACCGCCGACGCCACCTTCGAGGCCGTCCGCGAACGCGTCCCGACGTGGGAGCGGCACCGCGACACGGAGTGGACGGCCGTGTGGCGCGAGCGGGTGGAGCGCCTGCTCGACTGGCTGGTCCTGCTGGACGCTGTGGAACGGGTGGAGGATAACCCGGACCGGTATCGGCTCACGTGAGCGGAATCCGGGGCCATTAACTCGACGCGACGACTACCTCCGACGATGGCAGACGACTACCGCGGCGTCGTCGGCGCGTTCCCGTACGCCTTCGGAGCGAGCGACTCCCGGCTGTTCCGCTCGTACGTCGTCCTCGGTGGCCTAGTGACCGCCGCAGTGAGCCTGCTCTTTATCGCCGCCGTCGTCGGCGTCATCGCGGGGACGACCGGGGGCCGCGGCGGGAGCTTGACGCTCTCGCGGTCGTTTTTCGCCGTCGTCGGCCTGTTCGTCGTGGTGCCGCTGGTGGCGCCCGTGCTGTTCGTGGCGCGTCGCCACCGGCGTCGCGGACGCGACGACCCCGCGGACGGCCCGTACGACGCCGCCCTCGCCGCCGCGGGCTACCTGTTCGTCGGATCGCTCTACGTCGGCCTCGTCATCTCGGTGCC from Haloplanus salinus encodes:
- a CDS encoding YbhB/YbcL family Raf kinase inhibitor-like protein — its product is MELSSPAFRDGDPIPAEYGYTERNVNPPLEISDAPSDAASLVLVVDDPDAVDPAGKVWIHWLVWNVDPTRKRIPEDWSTDTAAAVEGENDYGEAGYGGPNPPDREHSYRFRLFALDDELDLSAGASLDELERAMEGHVVGEALYEGTYAP
- a CDS encoding ABC transporter ATP-binding protein, giving the protein MAVIEVEGLTKAYGDTLANEDLDFSIEAGEIFGYLGPNGAGKSTTIRQLMGFQTPTAGTARIFGNDVRNDRALRGAKARIGFLPGEPAFTPSVTGREFLDYQAELKGDERRDELLGLFTPPLDRRIREYSTGNKQMLAIVQAFMHDPDLLVMDEPTSGLDPLKQEAFHDFLRGERDHGTTVFFSSHILGEVRRVCDRVGIIRDGRLITVEIVEELLARGGKQVRLHTETPLTEAALDIDGVVGFASEGREAQFTFTGDYDALFAALADYRIVDIEIDEPPIEEVFMHFYGGDAE
- a CDS encoding ABC transporter permease; translation: MIETTRYEARQRVRGTLAFAVLLGAFALLIIYLYPTIAESSADIDALIESLPESFREGFGAETYTTIEGFVAAELYQTVWVLLLGLYMAYAGGGLLAGDVESGRLYLVLATPVSRKRVAFEKFLSLGLPIVVLNVSMPLVVFGGTVAIDYPLDPYYLLVVHLLSIPYLLVCSGIGLALSTILDRGDAAQRAGLALVFLLFLLDSVTIGTDVEWLGAVSPTRYLDPTEILLHETIDLVDPLLLSIVAIVIVLGSLGHFQHRDL
- a CDS encoding archaemetzincin family Zn-dependent metalloprotease, translated to MLVDIVPIGDVPAQVKREASAGLRSVYDCDVTVHDAQSIPDGAFDRSRNQYRAEEFIELASRIGSGEKNIGITGKDLYYRRRNYVFGLAYLNGNGSVVSTYRLQTSSDGGITSKPQSEVFADRVRKEIVHEIGHTVGLEHCDNERCVMSFSPTVREVDKKEEALCGSCNRTLF
- a CDS encoding UPF0146 family protein — encoded protein: MPAPRTELAARLATYDRLVEVGVGRRPAVAAALVDAGCTVTATDVFDAPVPDGVQFVRDDVVARAETLDGHPGDPYDADALYGLNLPAELQSPARDVARAADADCLFTTLGFEEPVVPVARETVGGETLYVAERRR
- a CDS encoding COG1361 S-layer family protein, whose translation is MTPSRAAVGTVAGVLLLSAAVAPVVGVQQVVGSPNVDVFSPDNEVRPGEEVSLPVYLSNSGELRRSGPAEYVGRVTTARGLTFTVSDGATPIDVTTGRYPAGSVPEGTAGPFSVSITVPEDAPPGTYRLPVRVRYVHTLMVDYSTTPPDFVDSTRDRRLYLTVVVRDVPRFEVVKTASTVGVGGRGNVSITVENVGTDPARDATFQVDSPSDEVSLGTQSSSSRAFTGTWNPGERRTFEFAARTTADAVIREYPLVSQVTYHDRDGIQRASHALTTGFTPLPEQTFAVSNLSTSLYVGEPGTIRGTVVNAGPRPVGDAVLVYTSSTPNVQPADREVALGRLAPGERRDFAYEVTVSERASSTTQPVNLSVRYRDGDGNRHLSDPLEPSVTVAPERTWLAVTPESNAFTVDSDNRLTVRVRNVERVPLRNVVAHLAVDAPFETESRVAYVAELRPNESATLAFGLTVSEDAVPTRSSVRLNVTADRPDGETIRPDTADVPVVVADETGPTDPVLLAAGSLVALALLVAGWLWLRR
- a CDS encoding thiamine-binding protein, encoding MTVVALLSVAPVKEGSMAEDVADAVAALDDFDVSYGTNPMGTVIEADDVGTLFAACEAAHRAVDADRVSTVLKIDDKRTSDASAASKVEGVERALGREATGDRERE
- the mch gene encoding methenyltetrahydromethanopterin cyclohydrolase, whose translation is MESLNRMAVELVDEAIDFAGELNVDVFELDSGATVLDFGVEAAGGIEAGLLLAEIQTAGLATIQTRMDEVAGTPFPHVELTTDKPALALLCSQKAGWELAAEGVDGLGSGPARALVGEEYEFEVVGYYDEFDLTVLAIEADSLPGDPAAEQVADRAGVAPSGVFLPTYATGSMAGSVSAAARAPELALFRLFELGYDPTDVVSAAGSAPVVPVSHDEGVAMGRTNDALAYGGQVYVQVREDFDRFDEVPSTAAAEYDTPFEQVFEDAGWDFYEVPESVFAPAQVTIDVVDGPTYALGETNHDLLAESFGL
- a CDS encoding DUF5817 domain-containing protein — translated: MYAVVGCTDCHALWLLADPDAAETATCPRCGRRHRTAGLKRFVTAEDRETAREARAAMLADAADATDAFESTPSVAEMEAAADDAVVDDAEYLDAAGIDPDDVAAAGERSGRGSGSRSRPEIVRAALDELDDPSEDDVVAYATAHGVPADAAADLLDRLVRRGDATEHGGTYRLL
- the hmgA gene encoding hydroxymethylglutaryl-CoA reductase (NADPH) gives rise to the protein MTDDPDTDTDALVERVRDGDLRLHELDDHADADAAATARRRLVESDADVDLETVGAYGFPAERADANIENMIGAAQVPMGVAGPVTIHGGAVDGERYLPMATTEGALLASVNRGCSVVDAAGGATARVTKSGMTRAPVFRVADVAEAEALVEWVRGNEGRLREAAEATTSHGELTAVTPYVVGDSVFLRFRYDTKDAMGMNMATIATRAAAETVERATTASLVALSGNLCTDKKPAAINAVEGRGRSVTADVLIPREVVEERLHTTPEAIAEVNTRKNHVGSAKAGSLGFNAHVANVVAAMFLATGQDAAQVVEGSNAITTAESRDGGLYVSVSLASLEVGTVGGGTKLPTQGEGLDVLGVAGGGDPPGANADALAECIAVGALAGELSLLAALGSRHLSSAHESLGR
- a CDS encoding winged helix-turn-helix domain-containing protein encodes the protein MTDDTESLPPDDVFTLLADGTRIKIIRALGDASTPGVPETLPFAELRRRADISGSGRFNYHLGRLEGQFVEETEGGYRLSYPGIRVYQAIKAGTFTDRVRIDAFELDADCHVCGAPQEAAYHDSLFRVRCGGECGATFYKYFCPPSSLADREREGVLRAANERIQREIASMSNGVCPWCCGRMDSRVLPPDAEMPHRDNPAIEHRVLHTCDTCDGAIYTRLGGLLVTHPAVVSFFYDHGVDVTRRYVWSLPFAAADERTTITGTDPWRATVRVECEGDTLRVRLDEGTSVVEVER